Proteins from one Coleofasciculus sp. FACHB-T130 genomic window:
- a CDS encoding iron uptake porin — translation MFKLFRALGLGIGIWGVALLLCNRAVAIEAIATEIANTEPNTTSLETIASSTPETQEPPGANSTELSPIDISIDVSSVAVLSEPTPADLNPNLPEAPVIESVIETELSEKATTIAQTIDGLELTSLDELEADSMEQVTSVTQLSDVQPTDWAFQALESLVERYGCIAGYPDSTFRGNRALSRYEFAAGLNACLNRINQLIQTSTGELASQEDLATLQRLQTEFAPELATLLTRVGNLEASVTQLEEQRFSTTTRLRGEILFAVSGVGGGEINNQDGDANVVLSNRVELNFDTSFSGQDLLRTRLAAQNTPNFATVTGTNFAKLSFTGNNENDIQIGGLFYRYPVTEQAIVYFGIIGIGFGDFTPTLNPYINNSLLGTVSNFAGESQLFGLNGGTGFGLEYRISRAVRLSLGYLASNTNQAETGLFGGRYGAIAQVTLYPTDSLSVGLTYIHSYNIVTGKGSRNAEDPFNGANLSTNAYGLQASYQVSPNFNISGWTGLINARAESDPHKGSDAKIFTWALSFALPDVGGLGNLLGFVIGQPPKAIENDVVGREDPDTSLHLEAFYRYQITDNIAITPGFFVITNPEHNANNDLIYVGTVRTSFVF, via the coding sequence ATGTTTAAGCTATTCCGGGCTTTAGGACTTGGTATAGGCATCTGGGGTGTCGCTTTGCTATTGTGCAATCGTGCCGTTGCTATAGAAGCGATCGCCACAGAAATTGCCAATACCGAACCTAATACCACTTCCTTAGAAACAATTGCCTCATCTACCCCAGAAACCCAGGAGCCACCAGGAGCAAACAGCACCGAGCTTTCACCAATAGATATCAGCATAGATGTCAGTTCAGTTGCCGTTCTATCTGAGCCGACTCCTGCCGATCTCAATCCAAATTTACCGGAAGCGCCAGTTATTGAATCAGTTATTGAAACAGAGTTAAGCGAAAAAGCGACAACAATAGCGCAAACCATCGACGGCTTGGAGCTAACCAGCCTAGATGAGCTAGAAGCTGACTCGATGGAGCAAGTCACTTCCGTCACTCAACTTTCCGATGTGCAGCCGACAGACTGGGCATTCCAGGCGCTGGAATCCCTAGTCGAGCGCTATGGTTGCATTGCAGGTTATCCCGACAGCACCTTTAGAGGCAACCGCGCACTCAGTCGCTATGAATTTGCCGCCGGGTTGAATGCGTGTCTCAATCGAATCAATCAACTCATTCAAACCTCAACTGGCGAACTTGCCAGCCAAGAAGATTTAGCGACATTGCAACGATTGCAAACGGAATTTGCACCAGAACTCGCAACCTTGTTAACTCGCGTCGGTAACTTAGAAGCATCCGTTACTCAGTTAGAAGAACAACGCTTTTCCACGACAACCAGACTCCGGGGAGAAATCCTGTTTGCCGTCAGTGGAGTTGGTGGCGGTGAAATCAACAACCAGGATGGCGATGCGAATGTTGTCCTCAGCAACCGAGTTGAATTGAATTTTGATACCAGTTTCTCTGGTCAAGACTTGTTGAGAACCCGATTAGCTGCTCAAAATACTCCTAACTTTGCAACGGTGACGGGAACTAACTTCGCCAAACTCTCATTCACCGGAAACAACGAGAATGACATTCAAATTGGCGGACTGTTCTATCGGTATCCGGTGACAGAACAAGCGATTGTTTACTTTGGTATTATCGGGATTGGCTTTGGTGATTTTACGCCTACCCTCAATCCCTATATCAACAATTCTCTTCTTGGCACCGTTTCTAACTTTGCCGGGGAATCGCAGCTATTCGGGTTGAATGGAGGCACGGGGTTTGGTTTAGAATATCGCATTAGTCGAGCGGTGCGGCTGTCTTTGGGATATCTCGCATCGAACACCAATCAAGCGGAAACGGGTCTATTTGGGGGTCGTTACGGCGCGATCGCTCAAGTCACTTTATATCCTACAGACAGTCTGAGTGTGGGTTTGACTTATATTCATTCTTATAACATCGTCACTGGCAAAGGCAGTCGTAACGCCGAAGACCCTTTTAATGGTGCGAATCTTTCTACCAATGCTTATGGATTACAAGCCTCTTATCAAGTCTCTCCTAACTTCAACATTTCCGGCTGGACAGGGTTAATTAATGCTCGTGCCGAATCCGATCCACATAAAGGCAGCGATGCCAAAATCTTTACGTGGGCTTTAAGCTTTGCTTTGCCCGATGTCGGTGGACTGGGTAATCTGCTCGGATTCGTGATTGGTCAACCGCCTAAAGCGATTGAAAATGATGTTGTTGGGCGCGAAGATCCCGATACCTCCTTACATTTAGAGGCCTTTTACCGCTATCAAATCACTGATAATATTGCGATTACCCCAGGATTTTTTGTAATTACAAATCCCGAACACAATGCTAACAACGATCTAATTTATGTCGGCACCGTCCGCACCAGTTTTGTGTTTTAA
- a CDS encoding DUF2808 domain-containing protein, protein MKRLKQLSLALIAGTLTFGVGASGVNNPSAQAIQFSNGRSSFGVPFQLSNTRTSQASVRFRGASYYFTFNLPKTASQSLNRVTIRQNGGNLVEFDSARTKAFLNEEPKENCKLGEVKVDKKTQEVDLVFDPPIQPGQTVTVAIGPFENPSVSGIYNFGVSAFPTGDKPEKQFLGYGPLRFFDAR, encoded by the coding sequence ATGAAGCGTCTTAAGCAATTGTCTCTGGCATTAATTGCAGGCACTCTTACCTTTGGCGTCGGCGCTTCTGGAGTAAACAATCCATCAGCGCAGGCGATTCAATTCTCAAATGGCAGAAGTTCTTTTGGTGTTCCTTTTCAATTAAGTAATACCAGAACGAGTCAAGCCAGCGTCCGGTTCAGAGGCGCAAGCTATTACTTCACTTTTAACTTACCAAAAACGGCGTCTCAATCTTTAAATCGAGTAACAATTCGTCAAAATGGTGGCAATTTAGTTGAATTCGATTCTGCCAGAACTAAAGCGTTTCTCAATGAGGAACCCAAAGAGAATTGTAAGTTGGGCGAAGTAAAAGTTGACAAAAAAACTCAGGAAGTTGACCTAGTATTCGATCCCCCAATTCAACCCGGTCAAACTGTAACGGTTGCCATTGGACCCTTTGAAAATCCTAGTGTTTCTGGGATTTATAACTTTGGCGTGTCAGCGTTTCCTACAGGCGATAAACCCGAAAAGCAATTTTTAGGTTATGGTCCTTTGCGCTTTTTTGATGCTCGGTAA
- a CDS encoding GTP cyclohydrolase II yields the protein MENPKKVSSHKHIVLTSHPGKSGKKSVSVHWGESDPIKRGPIIGTLANPNQRNAIGTHSGSYAVYRALAIASGALQANHRADLTNTSPVVHIGPYPSWADANKIVSLDPFGAIVGEVFPSFYEEGYDIRPTIAVTKAHINMPELQDSVAKGRLQVDGQIIKNNGNLVVTKVAIDPVWYLPGIAKRLNIEESDLRRILFQQTGGMFPELVTRPDLHVFLPPIGGTTIYLIGDVAAITDPNRLLAVRVHDECNGSDVFGSDICTCRPYLVHGIEVCVQTAQAGGAGVIVYFRKEGRALGEVTKFLVYNARKRQEGGDRADAYFARTECVAGLQDMRFQELMPDVLHWLGITRIDRLVSMSDMKYNAITNSGIKVIERIPIPDDWIPEDAWVEIAAKQAAGYYTPGEVPTATTLAEIKGRGLGD from the coding sequence ATGGAAAACCCAAAAAAAGTATCTTCGCATAAGCATATTGTTTTAACATCCCATCCCGGTAAATCGGGTAAAAAATCCGTTTCCGTTCATTGGGGAGAAAGCGATCCGATTAAACGAGGACCCATTATTGGGACATTAGCGAACCCAAATCAACGGAATGCAATTGGCACGCATTCGGGATCTTATGCCGTTTATCGGGCACTTGCGATCGCATCTGGCGCACTCCAGGCAAATCACCGCGCCGATTTAACCAATACTTCTCCGGTTGTCCACATTGGGCCATATCCCAGTTGGGCAGATGCGAACAAAATTGTCTCACTCGATCCATTTGGAGCAATTGTGGGTGAAGTTTTCCCTTCATTTTATGAAGAGGGGTACGATATTCGTCCCACCATTGCTGTCACCAAAGCTCACATTAATATGCCGGAATTGCAAGATTCTGTGGCAAAAGGGCGCTTGCAAGTTGACGGTCAAATTATCAAAAATAACGGTAATTTAGTCGTCACAAAGGTCGCAATCGATCCAGTCTGGTATTTACCAGGGATTGCCAAGCGACTCAACATTGAAGAAAGCGATTTACGTCGCATTCTCTTCCAGCAAACAGGCGGGATGTTCCCAGAATTGGTAACGCGCCCAGATTTACACGTATTCTTACCACCGATTGGCGGCACGACGATTTATCTGATTGGCGATGTCGCCGCAATTACAGATCCCAACCGACTGCTTGCCGTGCGGGTACATGATGAATGCAACGGTTCAGATGTGTTTGGTTCCGATATTTGCACTTGTCGCCCTTATCTGGTGCATGGCATTGAAGTCTGCGTCCAGACAGCACAAGCAGGCGGCGCAGGGGTGATTGTCTATTTCCGCAAAGAAGGTCGTGCCTTGGGCGAAGTAACTAAATTTTTAGTTTACAATGCCCGGAAGCGTCAGGAAGGAGGCGATCGCGCAGATGCCTATTTTGCCCGGACTGAATGCGTGGCAGGACTTCAAGATATGCGGTTTCAAGAACTGATGCCGGATGTGTTGCATTGGCTAGGAATTACGCGAATTGACCGCTTGGTGTCGATGAGTGATATGAAATACAACGCGATTACAAATTCTGGCATTAAGGTAATCGAACGCATCCCGATTCCCGATGATTGGATTCCAGAAGATGCGTGGGTGGAAATTGCTGCCAAGCAAGCCGCCGGTTACTACACGCCGGGAGAAGTGCCCACTGCGACAACTCTGGCAGAAATTAAGGGACGGGGTTTAGGGGATTAG
- a CDS encoding URC4/urg3 family protein: MSNSESEAIAYLRSPAAIRERCDRLFLLGCEDKLRYFRVDLTQLEKCADYVIGVMRDDYPDLDIPFHSRWRHFEVGNLPRLLELEQALTRLTGLEKAKVKFDLAIVSVLLDAGAGTHWQYCEPETGQVFRRSEGLAVASFRMFFQGAFSSHSKSPLQVDADGLLQLTEDALVQGFQVSEKNPLVGVEGRVQLLQRLGQVLAQNPKFFGTESPRLGNLVNYLWDSSNHGQLAASKVLSAVLEGLGEIWSGRLAIAGVNLGDVWIHSALSGDKKSDNYVPFHKLSQWLTYSLLEPLQKLDLKITGLEELTGLPEYRNGGLCLDTGLLQVKDSAVLQERHPVGSEVIVEWRALTVSLLDKIAATIRQKLNMTADELPLVKVLQGGTWSAGRKIATQLREGGVPPIEIASDGTVF; encoded by the coding sequence ATGAGCAATTCTGAATCGGAAGCGATCGCATATTTGAGGAGTCCGGCGGCAATTCGGGAAAGATGCGATCGCCTCTTTCTTTTAGGCTGTGAAGACAAACTGCGTTACTTTCGAGTTGATTTAACCCAGTTAGAGAAATGCGCTGATTATGTCATCGGGGTGATGCGCGATGACTATCCCGATCTCGATATTCCTTTTCACAGTCGCTGGCGACATTTTGAAGTTGGAAATTTGCCTCGTCTTTTGGAACTTGAACAAGCTTTAACGAGACTGACTGGATTAGAAAAAGCGAAAGTTAAGTTTGATTTAGCGATTGTTAGCGTTTTACTGGATGCAGGCGCGGGCACTCATTGGCAGTATTGCGAACCAGAAACGGGACAAGTGTTTCGGCGTTCGGAAGGCTTAGCCGTGGCTAGCTTCCGAATGTTTTTCCAAGGTGCTTTCTCTAGTCACTCGAAATCACCATTACAGGTAGATGCCGATGGACTCCTACAGTTAACAGAAGACGCTTTAGTGCAAGGTTTCCAAGTTAGTGAAAAAAATCCGCTGGTTGGGGTGGAAGGGCGCGTTCAGCTGCTACAGCGTTTGGGACAAGTCCTCGCTCAAAATCCTAAGTTTTTTGGCACCGAAAGCCCGCGTCTTGGTAATCTAGTCAATTATTTGTGGGATAGCAGCAATCATGGACAACTGGCTGCGAGTAAGGTGTTGAGTGCAGTTTTGGAGGGGTTGGGGGAAATTTGGTCGGGGAGACTTGCGATCGCTGGGGTAAACTTAGGCGATGTGTGGATTCATTCAGCTTTATCGGGAGATAAGAAAAGCGACAATTATGTGCCGTTTCACAAACTCTCCCAGTGGTTAACGTATTCTCTTTTAGAACCCCTTCAGAAACTCGATTTAAAAATCACTGGACTAGAGGAACTTACAGGTTTGCCCGAATATCGTAATGGCGGTTTATGTCTAGATACTGGATTGTTACAAGTCAAAGATTCAGCAGTTTTGCAGGAACGTCATCCAGTAGGTTCTGAGGTAATTGTAGAATGGAGGGCTTTAACGGTTAGTTTGTTAGATAAAATTGCGGCAACGATTCGACAAAAGCTGAATATGACTGCTGATGAATTACCCCTAGTAAAAGTTTTACAAGGAGGAACTTGGAGTGCGGGGAGAAAAATTGCCACACAATTACGAGAAGGCGGCGTTCCTCCAATTGAAATTGCGAGTGATGGAACCGTGTTTTAA
- the upp gene encoding uracil phosphoribosyltransferase, translated as MNAEVTVIEHPLIQHKLTLMRKTETSTGKFRNLLKEIGMLLAYEVTRDLPLKYEEIKTPIAPMLAPMLAAEKKMVIVSIMRAGQGILDGILELIPSARVGHIGLYRDPTTHVAIEYYFKVPNDIEQRDILVVDPMLATGNSAVAAIDRIKEVSPMSIKFLCLLAAPEGIAHLRREHPDVPIYTAAIDEKLDEHGYIVPGLGDAGDRLYGTK; from the coding sequence ATGAATGCTGAAGTCACTGTAATCGAACATCCCTTGATCCAACATAAATTAACCCTGATGCGCAAAACGGAAACTAGCACAGGAAAATTTCGCAATCTCCTCAAAGAAATCGGGATGTTGTTAGCTTACGAGGTGACGCGAGATTTACCGCTAAAATATGAAGAAATTAAGACGCCTATTGCCCCGATGTTGGCACCGATGCTGGCTGCTGAAAAGAAGATGGTAATTGTCTCAATTATGCGGGCAGGACAGGGGATTTTAGATGGAATTTTGGAACTGATTCCTTCCGCAAGAGTTGGGCATATTGGTTTATATCGCGATCCGACTACTCATGTAGCGATCGAGTATTATTTCAAGGTTCCGAATGATATTGAACAGCGAGATATTTTAGTTGTCGATCCCATGTTGGCAACCGGAAATTCAGCCGTCGCGGCGATTGACAGAATTAAGGAAGTTAGCCCGATGTCAATCAAGTTTTTGTGCTTGCTGGCAGCACCAGAGGGGATTGCACACTTACGCCGCGAACACCCGGACGTGCCTATTTATACGGCGGCGATTGACGAAAAATTAGATGAACACGGTTATATTGTCCCAGGACTTGGGGATGCAGGCGATCGCTTGTACGGGACAAAGTAG
- a CDS encoding HAD family hydrolase, with product MSRYQLIIFDFDGTLAITHPAIISCVIKTFQTFNIDPPDEEQIRSVIGVTLAEAFPIFHPAIAPEEIPTWIQTYRHFYQTEGLLKINLFSGVKQVIQAASSEGLNLAIVSVKHTKFLKLAVEKLKINTDFDLVIGDDGQTPTKPDARLFHSVIQPIYPDIQSNEVLVFGDSHVDLMFAKNAGLDACWATYGYGDRAKCLALNPTFVVNEISQLISIIKS from the coding sequence ATGAGTCGATATCAGTTAATTATTTTTGACTTTGATGGCACTTTAGCAATTACGCATCCAGCTATCATATCCTGCGTTATTAAAACCTTCCAAACATTTAACATTGACCCGCCAGATGAGGAACAGATTCGCTCAGTCATTGGCGTTACGCTTGCCGAGGCTTTCCCGATTTTCCATCCAGCGATCGCGCCCGAAGAAATTCCTACATGGATTCAAACTTACAGACACTTTTACCAAACAGAAGGTTTATTAAAAATCAATTTATTTTCGGGAGTGAAGCAAGTGATTCAAGCTGCATCCTCCGAGGGTTTGAACTTAGCAATTGTTAGCGTCAAACACACTAAGTTTTTAAAGCTTGCTGTAGAAAAGCTAAAAATTAATACTGACTTCGATCTGGTTATTGGCGATGACGGACAAACGCCAACCAAACCGGATGCAAGATTATTCCACTCAGTCATCCAGCCAATTTATCCAGACATCCAAAGTAACGAAGTTTTAGTATTTGGCGACAGTCATGTAGACTTAATGTTTGCTAAAAATGCTGGATTAGATGCTTGTTGGGCTACTTATGGCTATGGCGATCGCGCAAAATGTTTAGCACTCAACCCAACTTTTGTTGTTAACGAGATTTCCCAACTGATTTCAATCATCAAATCCTAA
- a CDS encoding ABC transporter permease yields MDHLNFFTDYLIASLRLSVPLAFAALGGLFSERSGVLNIGLEGMLLSGAFASAAGAFFTGNVWLGMLLAIVIGGLVGLLHAYLCVSLRVDQLVSGLAINLTAAGLTSFWSRVLFNSGQAQQLPGIQIIGIPGLKNIPVIGNLLFNQDPLIYLLFLLVPLSTYLLFRTSLGLSLRAVGEYPRAADTAGVSVTKVRYVAVTLSGCLAGLGGAYLTLVHVRFFVEDMSAGRGFIALAALIFGRWHPISTALACLLFGATEALQLRIQAFNLNIPYQFLVMLPYVIALLALVGLAGKSTPPAALGIPYIPESREQ; encoded by the coding sequence ATGGATCATCTCAACTTTTTCACCGACTATCTAATTGCCAGCCTGCGCCTCTCAGTACCATTAGCCTTTGCTGCCCTTGGCGGACTTTTTTCCGAACGATCGGGAGTGCTAAATATTGGACTAGAAGGAATGTTACTCTCCGGGGCATTTGCGAGTGCAGCAGGAGCATTTTTTACCGGCAATGTTTGGCTGGGAATGCTGTTAGCAATCGTCATCGGGGGATTGGTTGGACTGCTTCATGCCTATCTGTGCGTTAGCTTGCGTGTCGATCAATTAGTATCTGGACTTGCCATCAATCTTACAGCAGCAGGATTAACTTCTTTCTGGTCGCGTGTCTTATTTAATAGCGGTCAGGCGCAGCAGCTACCAGGCATTCAAATCATCGGCATTCCCGGATTAAAAAATATTCCAGTTATCGGTAATCTCTTGTTTAATCAAGACCCCTTAATTTACTTATTATTTCTGTTAGTTCCCCTGAGTACATACCTGCTATTTCGTACAAGTTTAGGCTTATCTTTACGTGCCGTTGGAGAATATCCCCGTGCTGCGGATACGGCTGGCGTTTCTGTCACTAAGGTACGCTATGTTGCAGTCACTCTCAGCGGCTGTCTCGCCGGTTTAGGAGGAGCTTATCTAACATTAGTTCACGTCAGATTCTTTGTAGAGGATATGAGTGCAGGAAGAGGTTTTATCGCCCTTGCAGCTTTGATTTTTGGCAGATGGCATCCCATCAGTACGGCTTTAGCTTGCTTGTTATTCGGTGCTACAGAAGCTTTGCAACTGCGAATTCAAGCCTTTAATCTGAATATTCCCTATCAATTTTTAGTAATGTTGCCTTATGTCATTGCGCTATTGGCGCTAGTGGGATTAGCTGGCAAATCAACCCCTCCCGCCGCCCTCGGTATTCCTTACATTCCCGAAAGTCGCGAACAATGA